The genomic region AGGCGAGTTCCGGCCCGAATATTCGAAGGATCGGCGATCCGGTTGACCCGGCTCAGTTTTTTCACGCTTACACCATACGTTTTGGCGATTCGGTAAAGGGTCTCGCCTGGACGGACCCGATGATA from Candidatus Methylomirabilota bacterium harbors:
- a CDS encoding LysM domain-containing protein codes for the protein MKRRCLGALCLSVLLLAACGVRRHSTPGIYHRVRPGETLYRIAKTYGVSVKKLSRVNRIADPSNIRAGTRL